The proteins below come from a single Parazoarcus communis genomic window:
- the ndk gene encoding nucleoside-diphosphate kinase, translating to MAIERTLSIIKPDAVAKNVIGQIYARFEEAGLKIVAAKMVHLSELEAGQFYAVHKERPFFKDLVSFMVSGPVMIQALEGENAIAKNRELMGATDPKKADKGTIRADFADSIDANAVHGSDAPETAANEIAFFFPGMNVYSR from the coding sequence ATGGCCATCGAACGCACCCTTTCCATTATCAAGCCCGACGCAGTTGCCAAGAACGTGATCGGCCAGATTTACGCCCGCTTCGAAGAAGCTGGCCTGAAGATTGTCGCAGCAAAGATGGTTCACCTGTCCGAGCTCGAAGCCGGCCAGTTCTACGCTGTCCACAAAGAGCGTCCTTTCTTCAAGGATCTGGTGTCCTTCATGGTTTCCGGCCCGGTGATGATCCAGGCCCTGGAAGGCGAGAACGCCATTGCCAAGAACCGTGAGCTGATGGGCGCCACCGACCCGAAGAAGGCCGACAAGGGCACCATCCGTGCAGATTTCGCCGATTCGATCGACGCCAATGCCGTGCACGGTTCCGACGCTCCGGAAACGGCTGCGAACGAAATCGCCTTCTTCTTCCCGGGCATGAACGTTTACTCCCGCTAA
- the mbhE gene encoding hydrogen gas-evolving membrane-bound hydrogenase subunit E: MLTALALIGLTALLAPWLGKVLGTRAGWLLALAPLYGFGWLLSQIAAVSSGNSVLASVAWIPALDVTLSFRLDGLSMLFGLLVTGIGTLIVLYAGSYLSDHHHLGRFYAFLLAFMAAMLGLVLADDLIAMFVFWELTSVSSYLLISFQHERAASRRAALQALLITGGGGLALLAGLILLGLAADAWQFSALSAAAIEGHAFYPAILVLVLLGCFTKSAQVPFHLWLPNAMEAPTPVSAYLHSATMVKAGVYLLARLNPVMGGEDGWGTILVVVGAATSIVGAVLALRQTDLKRILAYTTVTVLGQLTMLIGTNTTYGLQAFAIYLLAHSLYKGALFMAVGAVDHATGTRELGRLGGLIRFMPLTGAAVALAAFSNAGLPPFFGFIAKEFKYTGLIEMGPLGWASTAVMIVSNALLLAAAGLVFIRTFLGRQGAYPRAPHEVSLLMWLGPMLLAVGGFLLGAFNGIAEVWLIDSAVQAVARDAVPVKLYLWGGITPAVVASVITVSLGAFIYLQRRLVRHWLARWRRVWLISGDLLWDRLLKRIFIIAGKVADRFQHGSLRQHIALLALVTAVFALLGTVLASDHGARLPATSELSWLATAGCLLAALGAAGAAVMRDRIALITALGASGLGIGLFFLAVGAPDVAITQIMVETLTVIFLALVLNGLPAVQIIGWRNSRRRRLHLIVAAGFGIAVTLVILTAISQPLPEGLAAWYLANSLPSGHGANVVNVILVDFRAFDTLGEILVVALAALAAALLLRPDNDVQRGGDEGNPEFGSVMLRQGLRPLAGLLLLISLVLLWRGHNLPGGGFIGGLVAVCAAVLLALGYGVGCTRRLLHVQPSVITGSGLALAAGAGLFGLADGRPFLGSAWLFPGGLPLGSPLLFDVGVFLTVFGAVTHMLFRLMEKEV, translated from the coding sequence ATGCTCACCGCGCTTGCCCTGATCGGTCTGACTGCGCTTCTTGCCCCCTGGCTGGGCAAGGTGCTTGGCACGCGCGCCGGCTGGCTGCTGGCGCTTGCGCCGCTTTACGGATTCGGCTGGCTGCTGAGCCAGATCGCGGCAGTCTCCAGCGGCAATTCCGTGCTCGCATCCGTCGCCTGGATCCCTGCGCTCGACGTCACCCTGTCCTTCCGTCTCGATGGCCTGTCGATGCTGTTCGGCCTGCTGGTAACCGGGATCGGCACGCTGATTGTTCTTTATGCTGGCAGCTACCTGTCCGACCACCATCACCTCGGCCGCTTCTACGCTTTCCTGCTTGCGTTCATGGCGGCCATGCTCGGCCTGGTGCTGGCCGACGACCTGATCGCGATGTTCGTGTTCTGGGAGCTCACCAGCGTCAGCTCCTACCTGCTGATCAGCTTTCAGCACGAACGTGCAGCCTCTCGCCGCGCCGCGCTGCAGGCGCTGCTGATTACCGGCGGCGGAGGGCTCGCGCTGCTCGCCGGATTGATCCTGCTCGGCCTCGCAGCAGACGCCTGGCAGTTCTCGGCCCTGTCGGCGGCGGCGATCGAGGGGCATGCGTTCTACCCGGCCATCCTGGTGCTGGTGTTGCTGGGCTGTTTCACCAAATCCGCTCAAGTCCCCTTCCACCTGTGGCTTCCGAACGCGATGGAGGCGCCGACACCCGTTTCTGCCTACCTGCATTCAGCCACCATGGTCAAAGCAGGCGTGTATCTGCTCGCACGACTGAACCCGGTGATGGGCGGCGAGGACGGCTGGGGCACCATCCTGGTCGTGGTCGGCGCTGCCACCTCCATCGTCGGTGCCGTACTTGCGCTGCGCCAGACCGACCTCAAGCGCATCCTCGCCTACACCACGGTCACGGTCCTCGGTCAGCTCACCATGCTGATCGGCACCAATACCACCTACGGCCTTCAGGCATTCGCCATCTACCTGCTGGCGCATTCGCTTTACAAGGGGGCCCTGTTCATGGCGGTCGGTGCCGTCGACCATGCAACGGGCACCCGCGAACTGGGGCGCCTGGGCGGACTGATCAGGTTCATGCCGCTGACCGGCGCCGCGGTCGCACTGGCCGCCTTCTCCAACGCCGGCCTGCCGCCCTTTTTCGGCTTCATCGCAAAAGAGTTCAAATACACCGGGTTGATCGAGATGGGCCCGCTGGGCTGGGCAAGCACAGCAGTGATGATTGTCAGCAATGCGCTGCTGCTGGCCGCCGCGGGCCTGGTGTTCATCCGCACCTTCCTTGGCCGCCAGGGCGCTTATCCTCGCGCCCCGCACGAGGTCAGCCTGCTGATGTGGCTGGGCCCGATGCTGCTGGCGGTTGGCGGTTTCCTGCTCGGCGCCTTCAACGGTATCGCAGAGGTGTGGCTGATCGACAGTGCAGTACAGGCGGTGGCCCGCGACGCGGTTCCGGTCAAGCTGTACTTGTGGGGCGGTATCACCCCGGCGGTCGTCGCCAGCGTGATCACGGTCTCCCTCGGCGCCTTCATCTATCTGCAGCGTCGCCTGGTTCGTCACTGGCTGGCGCGCTGGCGACGTGTGTGGCTGATCAGTGGCGATCTGCTGTGGGATCGCCTGCTGAAGCGCATTTTCATCATCGCCGGAAAAGTCGCCGACCGCTTCCAGCATGGTTCATTGCGTCAACACATTGCACTTCTGGCCTTGGTGACTGCAGTGTTCGCCCTGCTCGGCACCGTGCTCGCCAGCGACCACGGTGCGCGCCTGCCTGCCACAAGCGAACTGTCCTGGCTGGCGACTGCCGGCTGCCTGCTGGCAGCGCTCGGCGCAGCAGGCGCCGCGGTGATGCGCGACCGCATCGCGCTGATCACTGCGCTCGGCGCCAGCGGGCTGGGTATCGGACTGTTCTTTCTGGCGGTTGGCGCGCCGGACGTTGCGATCACCCAGATCATGGTGGAAACACTGACCGTGATTTTTCTGGCGCTGGTGCTGAACGGTCTGCCAGCAGTGCAGATCATCGGCTGGCGCAATTCACGGCGCCGCCGCCTGCACCTGATCGTCGCCGCAGGCTTCGGCATCGCAGTGACGCTGGTCATCCTGACCGCCATCAGCCAGCCACTGCCCGAAGGCCTTGCCGCCTGGTACCTTGCAAACAGCCTGCCAAGTGGTCACGGCGCCAACGTCGTAAACGTCATCCTGGTCGATTTTCGCGCCTTCGACACGCTGGGTGAAATCCTCGTGGTTGCGCTCGCTGCGCTGGCTGCCGCACTGCTGCTGCGCCCTGACAACGATGTGCAGCGCGGCGGCGACGAGGGCAACCCGGAGTTCGGCAGCGTGATGCTGCGCCAGGGACTGCGCCCGCTCGCGGGCCTGCTGCTGCTGATTTCACTCGTGCTGCTGTGGCGCGGCCACAACCTGCCCGGCGGCGGCTTCATCGGCGGTCTGGTTGCCGTCTGTGCCGCCGTCCTCCTCGCCCTGGGTTACGGGGTCGGTTGCACGCGCCGCCTGCTGCACGTTCAGCCCAGCGTCATCACCGGATCCGGCCTGGCGCTTGCCGCGGGCGCCGGCCTGTTCGGTCTCGCCGACGGCCGGCCCTTCCTTGGCAGCGCCTGGCTGTTCCCGGGCGGACTTCCTCTGGGCAGTCCGCTGCTGTTCGATGTCGGCGTATTCCTCACGGTATTCGGCGCAGTCACCCACATGCTGTTCAGACTGATGGAAAAGGAGGTTTGA
- the rlmN gene encoding 23S rRNA (adenine(2503)-C(2))-methyltransferase RlmN, with protein MNKPVNLLDFDVDGLVAWFAGMGEKPFRARQVMRWMHHEGCDDFDAMTDVAKSLRAKLKDVALIQPPVPVRDSVSTDGTRKWLLDVGNANAVETVFIPETSRGTLCISSQAGCALDCAFCSTGKQGFNRNLSAAEIIGQLWLANKLLGAARDEAADLESGEKDNGRIISNVVMMGMGEPLANFDNVVTALRLMLDDHAYGLSRRRVTVSTSGIVPAMDRLRDECPVALAVSLHASNDALRDRLVPINQKYPLRELMAACVRYLDRAPRDFVTFEYVMLDGVNDSDAHAHELVALVRDVPCKFNLIPFNPFPNSGFLRSPADRIRRFAGILIDAGIVTTTRKTRGDDVDAACGQLAGQVQDKTRRTVVRLKQSTEVR; from the coding sequence ATGAATAAGCCGGTCAATCTGCTCGATTTCGATGTCGATGGTCTCGTCGCCTGGTTTGCCGGGATGGGCGAGAAGCCGTTTCGCGCGCGGCAGGTGATGCGCTGGATGCATCACGAAGGCTGCGACGACTTCGATGCGATGACCGATGTGGCGAAATCGCTGCGGGCCAAGCTCAAGGATGTAGCCTTGATCCAGCCGCCAGTGCCGGTGCGCGATTCGGTGTCGACCGACGGTACGCGCAAGTGGTTGCTTGATGTCGGTAACGCCAATGCGGTGGAGACGGTGTTCATTCCCGAAACCAGCCGCGGCACGTTGTGCATTTCCTCGCAGGCAGGCTGTGCGCTCGATTGCGCCTTCTGCTCCACGGGCAAGCAGGGCTTCAACCGCAACCTGAGCGCGGCCGAGATCATCGGTCAGCTGTGGCTTGCAAACAAGTTGCTCGGGGCTGCGCGCGACGAAGCGGCCGACCTCGAGTCGGGCGAGAAGGACAATGGCCGCATCATCAGCAACGTGGTGATGATGGGCATGGGCGAACCGCTCGCCAATTTCGATAACGTGGTGACTGCACTGCGCCTGATGCTCGACGACCATGCCTACGGCCTCTCGCGCAGGCGGGTGACGGTGTCGACCTCGGGTATCGTGCCCGCAATGGACCGCTTGCGCGACGAGTGTCCCGTTGCGCTAGCGGTGTCGCTGCACGCATCCAATGACGCGCTGCGCGACCGTCTGGTGCCGATCAACCAGAAGTATCCTCTGCGCGAGCTGATGGCGGCTTGCGTGCGCTATCTCGACCGTGCGCCGCGCGACTTCGTCACCTTCGAGTACGTGATGCTCGACGGCGTGAATGACAGTGATGCGCATGCACATGAACTTGTTGCGCTGGTGCGTGACGTGCCATGCAAGTTCAACCTGATTCCCTTCAATCCCTTCCCCAATTCGGGTTTTCTGCGCTCCCCGGCGGACCGCATTCGGCGCTTTGCAGGTATCCTGATCGATGCCGGTATCGTGACCACCACGCGCAAGACGCGCGGTGACGATGTCGATGCTGCCTGCGGCCAGTTGGCCGGTCAGGTTCAGGACAAAACCCGGCGCACAGTGGTGCGCCTGAAGCAGTCGACGGAGGTTCGCTGA
- a CDS encoding sodium:proton antiporter has translation MEIVAAITAGLLAAIGVWLLLDRNLVRVVLGIVLLGNSINIAVLTAGRLGNRTAAFVSSNGVPELAANPLPQALVLTAIVIGFALFVFALAVLRRTWELHGSTATDRVTEVAEAPSPDLDEKASR, from the coding sequence ATGGAAATCGTCGCTGCGATCACCGCCGGCCTGCTCGCCGCCATTGGTGTGTGGCTGTTGCTCGACCGCAATCTGGTCCGGGTCGTCCTGGGTATCGTGCTGCTCGGCAACAGCATCAATATTGCCGTGCTGACCGCAGGCCGGCTTGGCAACCGTACCGCAGCTTTTGTCTCTTCCAACGGCGTGCCCGAACTGGCCGCCAATCCGCTGCCCCAGGCCCTGGTGCTGACCGCGATCGTCATCGGCTTTGCCCTCTTTGTCTTCGCCCTCGCAGTGCTGCGGCGCACCTGGGAGCTGCATGGCAGCACCGCGACTGACCGCGTTACCGAGGTCGCCGAAGCCCCCTCGCCCGACCTGGACGAGAAGGCGTCGCGATGA